The Antarcticibacterium sp. 1MA-6-2 genome has a window encoding:
- a CDS encoding SusC/RagA family TonB-linked outer membrane protein, with translation MLSYNGSENFAPNNRYGFFPSVAAGWVISNEKFFEPLSGTIDYLKIRYSDGLVGSDSGAGRFSYLSRVEGADGYTYGSNGGNGIGGIAETFTGVDVRWAESRKRDLGIEVNAFNNDLRIIVDLFTERTEGAFLRRSDIPNYIGLNSDPFGNLGVIDNKGFDGTIDYNTIIAQELKLGFRGTFSYNKNKIIENGVPVQPFPWLDRRGTGLIANVGYVAERLFTLEDDIDGDGFITPDDGFPTQFGQIQPGDIKYQDLNEDGQIDAFDRKVLGDGDVPALTYGFGITAQIKGFDFSAFFQGQNFSDRFIGGAGIQPFLGDGGEGTFYEASLDRWTPENNDPYATSPRLSFGSSSAGSNNNRQNSTWWLRDIDFLRLKTAELGYTLPVELTEKVGINNFRIYARATNIFTISDFKIWDPELNTNNGSRYPNVSVVAVGGTFQF, from the coding sequence ATGCTTAGTTACAATGGATCAGAAAACTTCGCGCCCAATAACCGTTATGGTTTTTTCCCTTCTGTAGCAGCTGGTTGGGTAATTTCCAACGAAAAGTTTTTTGAACCTCTAAGCGGTACAATTGATTACCTAAAAATTAGATATTCCGATGGTCTTGTGGGATCAGATTCTGGAGCTGGAAGATTCTCTTATTTAAGCCGGGTTGAGGGAGCTGATGGTTATACTTACGGCTCTAATGGTGGTAACGGTATAGGTGGTATAGCAGAAACGTTTACAGGAGTAGACGTTCGTTGGGCCGAATCCAGGAAACGTGATTTAGGTATAGAAGTAAATGCTTTTAATAATGATTTAAGAATTATTGTTGATTTGTTTACAGAACGAACAGAAGGAGCATTTCTTAGAAGAAGTGATATCCCCAATTACATTGGTTTGAATTCTGATCCATTCGGAAACCTTGGGGTCATTGATAATAAAGGATTTGACGGAACAATAGATTACAATACTATAATCGCACAGGAATTAAAACTTGGTTTTAGAGGTACTTTCTCTTATAATAAGAATAAGATTATTGAGAATGGAGTGCCTGTTCAGCCATTTCCCTGGTTAGATCGTAGAGGGACGGGATTGATAGCCAATGTGGGATATGTTGCTGAAAGATTATTTACCTTAGAAGATGACATTGATGGGGACGGATTTATAACCCCAGATGATGGTTTTCCAACTCAATTTGGACAAATCCAGCCAGGTGATATCAAGTATCAGGATCTGAATGAAGATGGTCAAATTGACGCTTTTGATAGAAAAGTTCTGGGAGATGGGGATGTGCCTGCATTAACTTATGGTTTTGGAATAACTGCACAAATCAAAGGTTTTGATTTTAGCGCATTTTTTCAGGGGCAAAACTTTTCAGATCGTTTTATTGGTGGCGCCGGAATACAACCCTTTCTTGGGGATGGAGGAGAAGGTACTTTTTATGAGGCCAGCTTAGATAGATGGACACCAGAGAATAATGATCCTTATGCTACTTCACCTAGATTGTCTTTTGGATCGTCCAGTGCCGGATCAAATAATAACAGACAAAACAGTACCTGGTGGCTAAGGGATATCGATTTTTTAAGACTTAAAACTGCGGAATTAGGATACACTCTTCCTGTAGAATTAACAGAGAAAGTGGGAATTAATAATTTCCGGATCTATGCGAGAGCTACTAACATTTTCACGATTAGCGACTTTAAAATATGGGATCCGGAATTGAATACTAATAATGGTAGTCGTTATCCAAATGTTTCTGTTGTAGCAGTGGGAGGAACCTTCCAATTTTAA
- a CDS encoding SusC/RagA family TonB-linked outer membrane protein yields MKETTTTKFFRKKTCSKMRKGKMSLLGLFLIFLGSVAQPTFAFQQDDGSITVSGTVTDSNGMPLPSVNVQELNTTNGVLTDFDGNYSIKVRNANAILVFSYVGLKTAEIPVNGESNIDVQMANDAQSLDEVVLVGYGRQKKISVVGATSTIKAEELELLIANLGTMLAGRIAGVTGVQRDGLPGFDGADLWIRGISTFGNSGPLILVDGVERSLDNINPRDIASFSILKDASATAVYGVRGANGVILIETKRGKEGKPSVTLDYYEGLTYFTQVPKIVDGVQYMNLANEALTTRGEVPKYSQEYIDLTESGVNPILYPNVDWLDELFKDYGRNRQALLNVNGGAQDAQYYVSLGYYDETGLFVTDGLEDYDSGTRFKRYNFTSNLTIDITKTTKINVGIQGYLSEGTYPGATGGDANNVDVNGIFGAALEVPPVEYPVLYPGGFVPGKSANGGLRNPYADVALRGYRTLTKNQLNTNLNIGQELSFLTEGLSLNGLFAFDTYSAQNLIRSKRQSTYFVDQDFPITEDGQYVLNETYTSGSEFLGYSNNNGGNRRFYLQMSLNYDRAFGKHAVSGLLLANRTDYVNAFAGNFTDAIPFRNQGLAGRATYAYDDRYFFEVNA; encoded by the coding sequence ATGAAAGAAACAACTACTACTAAATTTTTCAGGAAAAAAACCTGTTCAAAAATGAGAAAAGGCAAAATGTCTCTGCTGGGTCTATTTCTAATTTTTCTTGGCTCGGTAGCTCAACCTACCTTCGCCTTTCAGCAGGATGATGGTTCAATTACTGTTAGCGGTACAGTCACAGATAGTAATGGCATGCCTCTGCCAAGTGTGAATGTTCAGGAATTAAACACCACAAATGGTGTTCTAACAGACTTCGATGGGAATTATTCTATTAAAGTAAGAAATGCAAATGCAATTCTGGTTTTTAGTTATGTTGGTCTAAAGACCGCAGAGATACCTGTAAATGGAGAGTCAAACATCGATGTCCAAATGGCCAATGATGCGCAGTCTTTAGATGAGGTGGTTCTCGTGGGTTATGGAAGACAAAAGAAAATTAGCGTTGTTGGAGCTACCTCTACTATTAAGGCTGAAGAACTTGAATTGCTGATTGCAAATTTAGGAACAATGTTAGCCGGACGTATAGCTGGTGTGACAGGGGTTCAAAGAGATGGTTTGCCAGGTTTTGATGGAGCCGATTTATGGATACGAGGAATTTCTACATTCGGAAATTCAGGGCCTCTAATTTTGGTAGATGGAGTTGAGCGTTCTCTGGATAATATTAATCCCAGAGATATTGCTTCATTTTCAATTTTAAAAGATGCTTCTGCAACCGCTGTATATGGAGTGCGTGGTGCAAATGGAGTAATCTTAATTGAAACAAAAAGAGGTAAAGAAGGCAAACCGAGCGTTACATTAGATTATTACGAAGGTTTAACATATTTCACACAAGTGCCTAAAATTGTTGATGGGGTTCAATATATGAATCTTGCCAATGAGGCTTTGACAACCCGTGGCGAAGTACCCAAGTATTCCCAGGAGTATATTGATCTTACAGAATCTGGTGTAAATCCAATCCTATATCCTAATGTAGACTGGTTGGACGAACTTTTTAAAGATTATGGACGGAATAGGCAGGCTTTGCTTAACGTTAATGGTGGTGCTCAGGACGCACAGTATTATGTTTCATTGGGTTACTATGATGAAACAGGATTGTTTGTAACAGACGGGTTAGAGGATTATGATTCCGGTACCCGCTTTAAACGTTACAATTTCACTTCTAATCTCACTATTGATATTACCAAAACTACCAAAATTAATGTGGGAATACAGGGTTACCTCTCAGAAGGTACTTATCCGGGAGCAACAGGTGGTGATGCCAACAATGTTGATGTGAATGGTATATTTGGTGCAGCTCTGGAGGTACCACCTGTAGAATATCCTGTTTTATATCCAGGAGGTTTTGTACCGGGGAAAAGTGCAAATGGAGGATTAAGAAATCCTTATGCCGATGTTGCATTGAGAGGGTACAGAACTCTTACAAAGAACCAGTTAAATACGAACCTTAATATTGGTCAGGAGCTATCTTTCCTAACAGAGGGATTATCTTTAAATGGTTTGTTCGCATTTGATACCTATAGTGCGCAAAATTTAATTAGATCTAAAAGACAAAGTACTTATTTTGTTGATCAGGATTTTCCTATTACAGAAGATGGTCAATATGTGTTAAATGAAACATATACATCTGGTAGTGAATTTCTTGGTTATTCTAATAATAATGGAGGGAATAGAAGATTTTATTTGCAGATGTCCCTTAACTACGATAGAGCGTTTGGAAAGCATGCTGTTAGTGGATTGTTACTCGCCAATAGAACAGATTATGTAAATGCGTTTGCCGGAAATTTCACAGATGCTATTCCTTTTAGAAATCAAGGTCTTGCAGGTCGTGCTACTTATGCTTACGACGATAGATATTTCTTCGAAGTAAATGCTTAG
- a CDS encoding PepSY domain-containing protein: MHESFYTIGNLGKHYPEDEPSPIIAPTASPTTTPAIDLAFIHTLEMQPGSNMSFVWEQGHDAPIVSGSYPDALEFDHQSNFYFHPQTGGLLVKHLYEDKSFGLQLQEMSYGLHTGQYLGLTGKILAFVGSLFVATLPVTGFVVWWGRRNKSGRRRLNELN, encoded by the coding sequence ATGCACGAAAGTTTTTATACGATAGGAAATCTTGGAAAGCATTACCCCGAGGATGAGCCCTCACCAATAATTGCTCCCACAGCTTCTCCTACAACGACTCCGGCTATAGATTTGGCCTTTATTCACACCCTGGAAATGCAACCCGGAAGCAATATGTCTTTTGTTTGGGAGCAGGGCCACGATGCTCCCATTGTTTCAGGTTCTTATCCGGATGCATTGGAATTTGATCATCAGTCTAATTTTTATTTTCATCCGCAAACTGGGGGACTTCTGGTTAAACATTTATATGAAGATAAGAGTTTTGGACTGCAGCTACAGGAGATGAGCTATGGTTTGCATACCGGGCAATATTTGGGCTTAACAGGAAAAATATTAGCTTTTGTAGGTAGCTTGTTTGTCGCCACTCTTCCGGTTACGGGATTTGTAGTATGGTGGGGAAGGAGAAATAAATCAGGGAGAAGGAGATTGAATGAACTAAATTAA
- a CDS encoding aldo/keto reductase, with amino-acid sequence MERLDLIQLHCPPTDVYYLPEIFETFDRLQQQGKIDKFGVSVEKVEEALKAIEYDIVDTVQIIFNLFRQRPSELFFQQAREKNIGIIARVPLASGLLTGKFDTNASFDKEDHRNFNRNGEAFDKGETFSGLDFDHGLRAVEELKKLFPEVQNLAPIALQWILKYPEVSCTIPGASKEEQLLSNLSIYDLPELSNKKVQEMNEIYVNFLKEEVHQKW; translated from the coding sequence TTGGAGAGACTGGATCTTATCCAGCTTCATTGTCCTCCAACCGATGTTTATTACCTACCTGAAATTTTTGAAACTTTTGACCGCCTTCAACAGCAGGGAAAGATTGACAAATTTGGGGTAAGTGTTGAAAAAGTGGAAGAGGCTTTGAAAGCAATTGAATATGATATTGTAGATACTGTTCAAATTATTTTCAATCTTTTCAGGCAACGACCGTCAGAACTTTTCTTTCAGCAGGCAAGAGAGAAGAATATTGGAATTATTGCGCGTGTTCCTCTTGCCAGCGGTTTATTGACCGGGAAGTTCGATACGAATGCGAGCTTTGATAAAGAAGATCATCGTAATTTTAATCGCAATGGGGAAGCTTTTGATAAAGGGGAAACCTTTTCAGGTCTTGATTTTGATCATGGTTTGAGAGCTGTAGAGGAGCTTAAAAAATTATTTCCTGAAGTTCAAAACTTAGCTCCTATTGCTTTACAGTGGATTTTAAAATATCCTGAAGTAAGCTGTACTATTCCCGGTGCATCCAAAGAAGAGCAATTGCTCTCTAATTTATCTATCTATGATTTGCCTGAGCTTAGCAACAAAAAAGTGCAGGAGATGAATGAAATCTATGTAAATTTTTTAAAGGAAGAAGTTCACCAGAAATGGTAG
- a CDS encoding TonB-dependent receptor has translation MIRKLFFLCLFTLATTIGFSQSNGNLTGTIITTTGEPLADVNINIKGTTIGTETTRDGRFNLYGIPEGAYQLTVSYVGYQTKEVAVAVTPGKTISLPAIVLNPNNENLGEVVVRANGNINNFTRGKSEFVAKLPLKDIENPQVYNNITAELLEEQVVTSFDDAIKNAPGISKLWESTGRGNDGAGYFSLRGFPVQPTLVNGLPGLTNGSPDPANIDRIEVIKGPSGTLYGSSLISYGGLINIATKKPYEYFGGNVSYTMGSFGLNRVTADVNTPLDEAGKVALRVNTAYHRQNSFQDLGFRESFFIAPALSYKVNNRLSFFINTEIFEGETTNPTMLFVDRGAPLRATNIEELGYDPNRSYTSNDLTLRNPNFSLQGQMNYKMGNGWTSQTVFSRGASRSLGYYSYLYETTQYLQGREEVPGEITNLDEGLVFTRYMNKQNSSTLSTDIQQNFIGDFQLGNMRNRVVIGLDYFNRKVIDNGSGYVKNGDVYIGNASIENINESVFGIYDPSQYIYSNDSGRLSRAASDNLLAGTELNNNSTKEDVYSAYISNVINFTPALSAMASLRIDQFESENNSQTALSPKFGIVYQPLLDRVSLFANYMDGFSNVAAQQGDPAQGVTTTVTFDPERARQLEVGTKLNLVQNKVSATFSYYDIQVSNIVMEETGRPFYFVQDGEQYSRGFEASITATPFEGFDIIAGYSHNDSKLTESDQTDFLGRRPESAGPEDMANIWASYRLTSGNMQGLGIGFGGNYASENMIFNRQLGGVFTLPSYTVLNAALFYSVKKFSVNLKLNNLANKEYYNGWSTINPQTPRNFAASFTYNF, from the coding sequence ATGATCAGGAAGCTTTTCTTCTTATGCTTATTTACACTGGCCACGACTATTGGCTTTAGTCAATCAAATGGAAATTTAACAGGAACCATTATTACAACCACCGGAGAACCGCTCGCGGATGTAAATATTAATATTAAGGGTACCACAATAGGTACTGAAACTACCAGAGATGGAAGGTTTAATTTATATGGCATTCCGGAAGGTGCATATCAACTCACAGTATCATATGTAGGTTACCAGACGAAAGAAGTGGCAGTTGCAGTTACTCCCGGCAAAACCATTTCCCTGCCTGCAATTGTTCTTAATCCTAACAATGAAAATCTTGGAGAGGTAGTTGTACGGGCTAATGGAAACATTAATAATTTTACCCGGGGGAAGAGTGAATTTGTAGCTAAACTTCCTCTAAAGGATATTGAAAATCCACAGGTTTATAACAATATTACAGCTGAATTACTGGAAGAGCAGGTTGTTACTTCCTTTGATGATGCTATAAAAAATGCTCCCGGAATTTCTAAATTATGGGAGTCAACAGGACGCGGAAATGATGGAGCAGGATATTTTTCCTTAAGAGGTTTTCCTGTACAACCTACTCTGGTAAATGGCTTACCCGGCCTTACAAACGGTAGCCCCGATCCTGCTAATATTGATAGAATTGAAGTTATTAAAGGACCTTCAGGAACCCTTTATGGCAGTAGTCTTATCTCTTATGGCGGACTTATAAACATTGCAACGAAAAAACCTTATGAATACTTTGGAGGAAACGTCTCTTACACTATGGGAAGTTTTGGACTTAATCGGGTTACTGCCGATGTAAATACACCATTGGATGAAGCAGGGAAGGTTGCCTTACGAGTAAATACTGCTTATCACAGGCAGAACAGCTTCCAGGATCTGGGTTTCCGGGAATCTTTCTTTATAGCACCTGCTCTATCTTATAAAGTGAATAACAGGCTATCATTCTTCATTAATACAGAAATTTTTGAAGGCGAAACTACTAATCCTACTATGCTTTTTGTGGATCGTGGGGCGCCGTTAAGAGCAACTAATATTGAGGAGTTGGGTTATGATCCTAACCGTTCCTATACCAGCAACGACCTCACTCTTAGAAATCCCAATTTTAGCTTACAGGGACAAATGAACTACAAAATGGGGAATGGCTGGACTTCGCAAACAGTATTCTCAAGAGGTGCTTCCCGGTCTTTAGGTTATTATTCTTATTTATATGAAACTACTCAATATTTACAGGGGAGGGAAGAGGTACCGGGAGAGATAACTAATCTGGATGAAGGATTAGTGTTCACCAGATATATGAATAAGCAGAATTCCTCAACCCTTTCAACCGATATTCAACAGAATTTTATTGGAGATTTTCAATTGGGCAATATGAGAAACCGGGTAGTGATAGGGCTGGATTATTTTAACCGTAAGGTTATAGATAACGGTTCAGGATATGTAAAAAATGGTGACGTATATATAGGAAATGCCAGTATTGAGAATATAAATGAAAGTGTCTTTGGCATTTATGATCCTTCACAATATATTTATAGTAATGACAGCGGCAGATTGTCGAGAGCAGCTTCAGACAATTTACTTGCAGGAACAGAACTTAATAACAATTCAACCAAAGAAGATGTCTATAGCGCTTACATTTCTAATGTTATCAATTTTACGCCTGCATTATCAGCTATGGCCAGTCTGCGTATAGATCAGTTCGAAAGTGAGAACAACAGCCAGACAGCTCTTTCTCCAAAATTTGGAATAGTATATCAGCCACTACTTGACAGGGTATCCCTTTTTGCAAACTATATGGATGGATTTAGTAATGTAGCAGCTCAACAGGGAGATCCTGCTCAGGGAGTAACAACAACGGTAACATTTGATCCTGAAAGAGCAAGACAGTTGGAAGTGGGAACAAAATTAAACCTGGTGCAGAATAAAGTTTCGGCCACTTTCAGTTATTACGATATTCAGGTTTCCAATATAGTTATGGAAGAAACCGGAAGGCCATTTTATTTTGTGCAGGACGGGGAACAGTATAGCCGCGGATTTGAAGCCAGTATTACAGCTACTCCTTTTGAAGGTTTTGATATCATTGCTGGTTACAGTCACAACGACAGTAAACTTACGGAATCTGACCAAACAGATTTCCTCGGAAGAAGACCAGAATCGGCAGGACCCGAAGATATGGCGAATATATGGGCCAGTTACAGGCTTACTTCTGGTAATATGCAAGGTTTGGGAATTGGTTTCGGCGGAAACTATGCCAGTGAAAACATGATCTTTAACAGGCAATTAGGTGGCGTTTTCACCTTACCTTCTTATACAGTGCTAAATGCAGCTCTCTTTTATTCCGTGAAAAAGTTCTCTGTAAATCTGAAGCTTAATAATCTTGCGAATAAAGAATATTACAATGGGTGGTCAACAATAAATCCCCAAACCCCACGAAATTTTGCAGCAAGCTTTACCTATAACTTTTAA
- a CDS encoding PepSY domain-containing protein encodes MKSEKRKYSKLKKWAGKLHLWLGLASGIIVFIVAVTGCIFVFHDEIKDITQDWRKIPSQESAFVLPSVIQQKVKKRFPDADVSMVIYQDRERPGHIFTILNEVPHNIYFNPYTGDLLKIQNLNNDFFTIIQDLHMHLLLPEKIGKQVVGVSTLIFIVMLFTGIILWWPKQKKSFRKNLKVKWDARWRRKNYDLHKSTGVYLSIFAMFLAITQS; translated from the coding sequence ATGAAAAGTGAAAAGAGAAAATACAGTAAATTAAAAAAATGGGCAGGGAAATTACATCTCTGGCTGGGTTTAGCTTCCGGAATTATCGTTTTTATAGTAGCTGTGACCGGATGTATTTTTGTGTTTCACGATGAGATCAAGGATATAACCCAGGATTGGCGTAAAATTCCGTCTCAGGAGTCTGCGTTTGTTCTTCCCTCTGTCATTCAGCAAAAGGTAAAAAAACGATTTCCTGATGCAGATGTAAGTATGGTAATTTACCAGGACAGGGAAAGGCCAGGGCATATTTTTACTATTCTGAATGAAGTACCACATAATATTTACTTTAATCCCTATACTGGTGATCTTCTGAAAATTCAAAATTTAAATAATGATTTTTTTACTATTATTCAGGATCTTCATATGCACCTTTTATTGCCTGAAAAAATAGGAAAACAGGTAGTCGGAGTCTCAACTCTTATTTTCATTGTAATGCTCTTTACCGGAATTATTTTATGGTGGCCAAAGCAGAAAAAGAGTTTTAGGAAGAATTTAAAGGTGAAATGGGACGCAAGGTGGCGGCGCAAAAATTATGATCTGCACAAATCTACAGGAGTTTATCTCTCAATATTTGCAATGTTTCTTGCAATCACCCAGTCTTAG
- a CDS encoding aldo/keto reductase, which translates to MNYRKLGKTGFEISEISLGTWQIGGKWGSGFSDKIAEKTIHTAIDKGINFIDTADVYENGLSEAAVGRVVKSRSEKIYVATKCGRKISPHETEGYTPQILTKFVEDSLKNT; encoded by the coding sequence ATGAATTATAGAAAATTAGGAAAGACAGGATTCGAAATTTCAGAAATCTCACTTGGCACCTGGCAAATTGGAGGAAAATGGGGATCAGGTTTTAGCGATAAAATTGCTGAAAAAACCATACATACTGCAATAGACAAGGGAATTAATTTTATAGATACTGCAGATGTTTATGAAAACGGATTAAGTGAGGCTGCAGTTGGAAGAGTGGTTAAGTCGAGATCAGAGAAAATTTATGTTGCTACCAAATGTGGACGTAAAATATCTCCTCATGAGACTGAAGGCTATACACCACAGATTCTAACCAAATTTGTAGAAGACAGTTTGAAAAATACTTAG
- a CDS encoding histone H1: MKKIVENIQTTFESFQTEATAQLEDGNKSAGTRARKSSLELEKLLKEFRKVSIAESKK; the protein is encoded by the coding sequence ATGAAAAAAATTGTTGAAAATATCCAGACAACCTTTGAATCTTTCCAAACAGAAGCTACTGCTCAATTAGAAGATGGCAACAAAAGCGCAGGAACCCGGGCAAGAAAATCTTCTTTGGAATTAGAAAAGTTGCTAAAAGAGTTTCGTAAAGTATCTATTGCCGAATCAAAGAAGTAA
- a CDS encoding PepSY domain-containing protein → MPKPIGEQIVAWSTVIFAIMLITGIVLWWPKNKKSRKQRFSFDWKNSTKWKRKNYDLHSVAGFYISFLAVIIVFTGLIMAFEWFNGVTYKTLGGEKEVLWRVPENPSGSVTEYAETAPMDRLYFQLKEKYPQAKDLEFHYPYTSSESIYVEVGYTEGVYYNADYRFYDQNTLEEVASPTIYGAYEEAGFSEKVMRMNYDIHVGAIGGLPGKILAFFASLICASLPVTGFIIWYGRNFKSKSKASARPVKKRKLATA, encoded by the coding sequence TTGCCAAAACCAATAGGAGAACAAATCGTGGCGTGGAGTACAGTAATTTTTGCTATTATGCTTATCACGGGAATTGTCCTGTGGTGGCCTAAAAATAAAAAAAGCAGGAAACAACGCTTCTCTTTCGACTGGAAGAATTCTACAAAGTGGAAGAGAAAAAATTATGATCTTCATTCCGTGGCGGGGTTTTACATAAGCTTTTTGGCAGTCATTATTGTGTTCACAGGTCTTATTATGGCCTTTGAGTGGTTCAATGGAGTAACCTATAAAACTTTGGGTGGTGAAAAGGAGGTGTTGTGGAGAGTGCCGGAGAATCCTTCCGGTTCTGTTACCGAATATGCTGAAACTGCACCAATGGACAGGCTCTATTTTCAGCTTAAGGAAAAATACCCACAGGCAAAAGATCTGGAATTTCATTATCCTTATACGAGTTCAGAAAGTATTTACGTAGAAGTGGGTTATACAGAAGGTGTATATTATAATGCTGATTATCGCTTCTATGATCAAAATACCCTTGAGGAAGTAGCTTCACCAACCATCTACGGTGCTTACGAAGAAGCAGGATTTTCAGAGAAGGTGATGCGTATGAACTATGACATCCACGTAGGAGCTATAGGAGGACTACCGGGAAAAATACTGGCATTTTTTGCAAGTCTTATTTGCGCCAGTTTACCTGTAACTGGTTTTATAATCTGGTATGGCCGAAACTTTAAGAGCAAATCCAAAGCTTCAGCCCGGCCCGTGAAGAAAAGAAAACTGGCTACTGCATAA
- a CDS encoding PepSY domain-containing protein — MSKSKSGYTIKKFVRQAHLYLGLASGLVIFIVAITGCLWAFQEEITALTYDLPEVQSQDTAVILPTEAKSIAKSIYPDKHVHGTLYEEETDPVKVIFYEPEPEFYRTVYLQPYTGEVMKVENNLTAFFL, encoded by the coding sequence ATGAGCAAAAGCAAATCAGGGTATACAATTAAGAAATTTGTTAGACAGGCACATTTATACCTGGGCTTGGCCAGCGGTCTTGTTATTTTTATTGTCGCTATTACCGGATGTTTGTGGGCATTTCAGGAAGAAATTACTGCTCTCACTTATGATCTGCCGGAAGTTCAAAGCCAGGATACAGCAGTCATTTTGCCCACTGAAGCCAAAAGTATAGCAAAAAGCATTTATCCTGATAAACATGTTCACGGTACCCTTTACGAAGAAGAGACTGATCCAGTAAAAGTAATTTTTTACGAACCTGAACCTGAATTTTATCGTACAGTTTATTTACAACCGTACACAGGAGAAGTGATGAAGGTAGAGAACAACCTTACTGCTTTTTTCCTATAG